Proteins from a single region of Oenanthe melanoleuca isolate GR-GAL-2019-014 chromosome 12, OMel1.0, whole genome shotgun sequence:
- the ITIH4 gene encoding inter-alpha-trypsin inhibitor heavy chain H4 isoform X2, whose translation MEQRTLLALMVFSSLTVLAETIDQKPAIEIYSLHVDCKVTSRFAHTVITSRIINRANESREATFEVELPKTAFITNFSMSIDGELYPGIIKEKAAAQNEYDTAVSQGQSAGLVKITDRKLEQFHVSVSIAAASKVTFELTYEELLKRQLGKYELLLKVRPKQLVKHFQIDVHIFEPQGIQFLETDSTFMTNELTEALTKVLNETKAHISFKPTLDQQKKNSVLGETLLNGDFVVRYDVKREATAGDIQIVNGYFVHYFAPQEMPVFPKNVIFVIDRSGSMTGRKIEQTRDALLKILQDLRPEDHFSFITFSNKVAEWKSSLLPATEENVASAAALVQTLSARGGTDISGALLTAVGMLDKAEGLLERSISMIILLTDGQPTSGERNVEVIQENVQKAINGKYALFCLGFGFDVSYKFLEKMALSNGGIARRIYENADAALQLQGFYQEVATPILMQIEMQYPENSIEGLTKNNFKVFFEGSEIIVSGKISNELDLLPVEIKAQSHTSNLTLKEEANVKEKEQVFQNQRYIFGNFIERLWAYLSIQQLLEKAISAQEEDQKALEAQALDLSLQYSFVTPLTSMVVTKPQQKEELANKPTEADNEKPKSLPVGGSHRLKSGSPASRRSSEVQTRGNRRMFSTVSRFRDAIGAQPVAYEHPQLLLQLPRQNERICLNIEKRAQTSVQLLSDPEQGLTVTGKLGDGVNHFVQFDINYENPPVQIHVYTHAILVSHNNKNDWLSWTKSASSTIQGLRVSVEKERSITASLPDTVTVKISLVKFPDDFLGLYFLNTDRFSDQVTGALGQFYSKAQFGSNSNNDQRAVERLLRAVSGSEHKISRLYKKDYRLESAGEPVSCWSIDLTP comes from the exons atggaGCAGAGAACATTGCTTGCACTGATGGTCTTTTCCTCACTCACAGTATTAGCAGAAACCATTGATCAGAAG cctgCTATTGAAATCTACAGCCTCCACGTGGACTGCAAGGTCACATCACGATTTGCTCACACTGTCATCACCAGCAGAATTATCAACCGAGCCAATGAGTCCCGAGAGGCCACCTTTGAAGTGGAGTTACCTAAGACAGCCTTCATCACCAACTTCTCCAT GTCCATCGATGGTGAACTATACCCAGGAATAATAAAGGagaaagctgctgctcagaatgAGTATGACACAGCAGTCTCACAAGGACAGAGCGCTGGCCTCGTCAA AATTACAGACAGAAAGCTGGAGCAGTTCCACGTGTCTGTCAGCATCGCAGCTGCCAGCAAAGTCACTTTTGAGCTGACCTACGAGGAGCTGCTGAAGCGGCAGCTGGGGAAGTACGAGCTGCTCCTCAAGGTCCGGCCCAAGCAGCTGGTTAAGCACTTCCag ATCGATGTGCACATCTTCGAGCCCCAGGGCATTCAGTTCCTGGAGACAGACAGCACGTTCATGACAAACGAGTTAACTGAGGCACTCACCAAAGTGCTGAACGAAACCAag GCTCATATTTCATTTAAGCCAACTCTAGatcaacagaagaaaaattctgtgCTTGGTGAGACGCTTCTCAATGGTGATTTTGTTGTGCGTTATGATGTTAAGAGAGAAGCCACTGCAGGTGATATACAG attGTCAATGGGTATTTTGTCCATTACTTTGCACCCCAAGAAATGCCGGTGTTTCCCAAAAACGTCATCTTCGTTATAGACCGAAGTGGCTCCATGACAGGCAGAAAAATTGAACAG ACAAGGGATGCCCTGTTGAAGATTTTGCAGGATCTCCGCCCAGAAGATCATTTCAGCTTTATCACCTTCAGCAACAAAGTGGCAGAGTGGAAGAGCTCTTTGCTGCCAGCCACTGAGGAGAACGtggccagtgctgcagccttggTGCAGACTCTCAGTGCCAGGGGAG GCACAGACATCAGTGGTGCCCTGCTGACTGCTGTGGGCATGCTGGACAAAGCTGAGGGGCTGCTAGAGCGAAGCATCTCCATGATTATTTTGCTGACAGATGGCCAGCCCACTTCTG GAGAGAGAAATGTGGAAGTAATTCAAGAAAACGTTCAGAAAGCAATCAATGGGAAATATGCTCTTTTCTGCCTTGGCTTTGGGTTTGATGTCAGTTACAAATTCTTGGAGAAAATGGCCCTGAGCAATGGGGGAATAGCACGGCGTATCTATGAAAATGctgatgcagccctgcagctccag GGCTTTTATCAAGAAGTGGCTACCCCAATATTAATGCAAATTGAAATGCAGTATCCAGAAAATTCCATTGAAGGATTAACCAAGAACAATTTCAAGGTGTTTTTTGAGGGATCTGAAATCATAGTATCTGGAAAAATTAGTAATGAGCTGGATCTTTTGCCAGTGGAGATTAAAGCTCAGTCA CACACGAGTAACTTGACTCTAAAGGAGGAAGCAAATGTGAAAGAGAAGGAGCAGGTGTTCCAAAATCAAAGATACATCTTTGGGAATTTCATAGAGAGACTGTGGGCTTACTTGAGCATTCAGCAGCTTCTGGAAAAAGC TATTTCAGCTCAAGAAGAGGACCAGAAGGCCCTGGAGGCCCAAGCCTTGGATCTGTCTCTGCAGTACAGCTTTGTCACACCCCTCACTTCCATGGTGGTCACCAAACCCCAGCAGAAGGAGGAGCTGGCAAACAAACCCACGGAGGCTG ATAATGAGAAGCCCAAGAGTCTTCCAGTAGGAG gtTCTCATAGACTGAAGAGTGGGTCACCTGCTA gtCGAAGGAGCTCTGAGGTCCAAACTCGTGGCAACAGGAGGATGTTTTCCACAG tttCCAGGTTCAGAGATGCCATAGGAGCACAACCTGTGG CCTATGAACATCCACAACTACTCTTGCAATTACCCAGACAAAATGAAAGAATCTGCCTAAATATTGAAAAAAGAGCACAAAcctctgtccagctgctgtcagaTCCAGAGCAGG GACTCACTGTGACGGGGAAACTTGGAGATGGAGTAAATCACTTTGTGCAGTTTGATATTAACTATGAGAATCCCCCTGTGCAAATCCATGTCTACACTCATGCAATCCTTGTAAGCCACAATAACAAGAATGATTGGTTGTCATGGACAAAGTCAGCCTCCTCCACCATCCAGGG GCTGAGAGTGTCAGTTGAAAAGGAAAGGAGCATTACAGCATCACTGCCTGACACAGTCACTGTAAAAATTTCCTTGGTGAAGTTCCCAGATGATTTCCTTGGGCTCTACTTCTTGAACACCGACCGCTTTTCAGACCAAGTCACTGGAGCTCTTG GTCAATTTTATTCAAAAGCACAATTTGGGAGTAACTCCAACAATGATCAGAGAGCTGTGGAAAGACTCCTGAGAGCAGTGTCTGGATCTGAGCACAAAATTTCCAG GTTGTACAAGAAAGATTACAGGCTTGAGTCAGCCGGTGAACCAGTTTCCTGCTGGTCAATAGATCTAACtccctag
- the ITIH4 gene encoding inter-alpha-trypsin inhibitor heavy chain H4 isoform X1, producing the protein MEQRTLLALMVFSSLTVLAETIDQKPAIEIYSLHVDCKVTSRFAHTVITSRIINRANESREATFEVELPKTAFITNFSMSIDGELYPGIIKEKAAAQNEYDTAVSQGQSAGLVKITDRKLEQFHVSVSIAAASKVTFELTYEELLKRQLGKYELLLKVRPKQLVKHFQIDVHIFEPQGIQFLETDSTFMTNELTEALTKVLNETKAHISFKPTLDQQKKNSVLGETLLNGDFVVRYDVKREATAGDIQIVNGYFVHYFAPQEMPVFPKNVIFVIDRSGSMTGRKIEQTRDALLKILQDLRPEDHFSFITFSNKVAEWKSSLLPATEENVASAAALVQTLSARGGTDISGALLTAVGMLDKAEGLLERSISMIILLTDGQPTSGERNVEVIQENVQKAINGKYALFCLGFGFDVSYKFLEKMALSNGGIARRIYENADAALQLQGFYQEVATPILMQIEMQYPENSIEGLTKNNFKVFFEGSEIIVSGKISNELDLLPVEIKAQSHTSNLTLKEEANVKEKEQVFQNQRYIFGNFIERLWAYLSIQQLLEKAISAQEEDQKALEAQALDLSLQYSFVTPLTSMVVTKPQQKEELANKPTEADNEKPKSLPVGAPFKRSHSRMPSEHVSGSHRLKSGSPASRRSSEVQTRGNRRMFSTVSRFRDAIGAQPVAYEHPQLLLQLPRQNERICLNIEKRAQTSVQLLSDPEQGLTVTGKLGDGVNHFVQFDINYENPPVQIHVYTHAILVSHNNKNDWLSWTKSASSTIQGLRVSVEKERSITASLPDTVTVKISLVKFPDDFLGLYFLNTDRFSDQVTGALGQFYSKAQFGSNSNNDQRAVERLLRAVSGSEHKISRLYKKDYRLESAGEPVSCWSIDLTP; encoded by the exons atggaGCAGAGAACATTGCTTGCACTGATGGTCTTTTCCTCACTCACAGTATTAGCAGAAACCATTGATCAGAAG cctgCTATTGAAATCTACAGCCTCCACGTGGACTGCAAGGTCACATCACGATTTGCTCACACTGTCATCACCAGCAGAATTATCAACCGAGCCAATGAGTCCCGAGAGGCCACCTTTGAAGTGGAGTTACCTAAGACAGCCTTCATCACCAACTTCTCCAT GTCCATCGATGGTGAACTATACCCAGGAATAATAAAGGagaaagctgctgctcagaatgAGTATGACACAGCAGTCTCACAAGGACAGAGCGCTGGCCTCGTCAA AATTACAGACAGAAAGCTGGAGCAGTTCCACGTGTCTGTCAGCATCGCAGCTGCCAGCAAAGTCACTTTTGAGCTGACCTACGAGGAGCTGCTGAAGCGGCAGCTGGGGAAGTACGAGCTGCTCCTCAAGGTCCGGCCCAAGCAGCTGGTTAAGCACTTCCag ATCGATGTGCACATCTTCGAGCCCCAGGGCATTCAGTTCCTGGAGACAGACAGCACGTTCATGACAAACGAGTTAACTGAGGCACTCACCAAAGTGCTGAACGAAACCAag GCTCATATTTCATTTAAGCCAACTCTAGatcaacagaagaaaaattctgtgCTTGGTGAGACGCTTCTCAATGGTGATTTTGTTGTGCGTTATGATGTTAAGAGAGAAGCCACTGCAGGTGATATACAG attGTCAATGGGTATTTTGTCCATTACTTTGCACCCCAAGAAATGCCGGTGTTTCCCAAAAACGTCATCTTCGTTATAGACCGAAGTGGCTCCATGACAGGCAGAAAAATTGAACAG ACAAGGGATGCCCTGTTGAAGATTTTGCAGGATCTCCGCCCAGAAGATCATTTCAGCTTTATCACCTTCAGCAACAAAGTGGCAGAGTGGAAGAGCTCTTTGCTGCCAGCCACTGAGGAGAACGtggccagtgctgcagccttggTGCAGACTCTCAGTGCCAGGGGAG GCACAGACATCAGTGGTGCCCTGCTGACTGCTGTGGGCATGCTGGACAAAGCTGAGGGGCTGCTAGAGCGAAGCATCTCCATGATTATTTTGCTGACAGATGGCCAGCCCACTTCTG GAGAGAGAAATGTGGAAGTAATTCAAGAAAACGTTCAGAAAGCAATCAATGGGAAATATGCTCTTTTCTGCCTTGGCTTTGGGTTTGATGTCAGTTACAAATTCTTGGAGAAAATGGCCCTGAGCAATGGGGGAATAGCACGGCGTATCTATGAAAATGctgatgcagccctgcagctccag GGCTTTTATCAAGAAGTGGCTACCCCAATATTAATGCAAATTGAAATGCAGTATCCAGAAAATTCCATTGAAGGATTAACCAAGAACAATTTCAAGGTGTTTTTTGAGGGATCTGAAATCATAGTATCTGGAAAAATTAGTAATGAGCTGGATCTTTTGCCAGTGGAGATTAAAGCTCAGTCA CACACGAGTAACTTGACTCTAAAGGAGGAAGCAAATGTGAAAGAGAAGGAGCAGGTGTTCCAAAATCAAAGATACATCTTTGGGAATTTCATAGAGAGACTGTGGGCTTACTTGAGCATTCAGCAGCTTCTGGAAAAAGC TATTTCAGCTCAAGAAGAGGACCAGAAGGCCCTGGAGGCCCAAGCCTTGGATCTGTCTCTGCAGTACAGCTTTGTCACACCCCTCACTTCCATGGTGGTCACCAAACCCCAGCAGAAGGAGGAGCTGGCAAACAAACCCACGGAGGCTG ATAATGAGAAGCCCAAGAGTCTTCCAGTAGGAG CACCTTTCAAAAGATCTCACTCAAGAATGCCTTCTGAGCATGTctcag gtTCTCATAGACTGAAGAGTGGGTCACCTGCTA gtCGAAGGAGCTCTGAGGTCCAAACTCGTGGCAACAGGAGGATGTTTTCCACAG tttCCAGGTTCAGAGATGCCATAGGAGCACAACCTGTGG CCTATGAACATCCACAACTACTCTTGCAATTACCCAGACAAAATGAAAGAATCTGCCTAAATATTGAAAAAAGAGCACAAAcctctgtccagctgctgtcagaTCCAGAGCAGG GACTCACTGTGACGGGGAAACTTGGAGATGGAGTAAATCACTTTGTGCAGTTTGATATTAACTATGAGAATCCCCCTGTGCAAATCCATGTCTACACTCATGCAATCCTTGTAAGCCACAATAACAAGAATGATTGGTTGTCATGGACAAAGTCAGCCTCCTCCACCATCCAGGG GCTGAGAGTGTCAGTTGAAAAGGAAAGGAGCATTACAGCATCACTGCCTGACACAGTCACTGTAAAAATTTCCTTGGTGAAGTTCCCAGATGATTTCCTTGGGCTCTACTTCTTGAACACCGACCGCTTTTCAGACCAAGTCACTGGAGCTCTTG GTCAATTTTATTCAAAAGCACAATTTGGGAGTAACTCCAACAATGATCAGAGAGCTGTGGAAAGACTCCTGAGAGCAGTGTCTGGATCTGAGCACAAAATTTCCAG GTTGTACAAGAAAGATTACAGGCTTGAGTCAGCCGGTGAACCAGTTTCCTGCTGGTCAATAGATCTAACtccctag
- the MUSTN1 gene encoding musculoskeletal embryonic nuclear protein 1, with translation MSQPAPVKKKRPPVKEEDLKGARGNLTKNQEIKSKTYQVMRQCEQMGSAAPSIFSRARTGGETVFEKPKDEPAKSVFG, from the exons ATGTCACAG CCAGCCCCCGTGAAAAAGAAGCGTCCTCCAGTGAAGGAAGAAGACCTTAAAGGAGCCAGAGGAAACCTTACCAAAAACCAGGAAATTAAATCCAAAACCTACCAAGTGATGAGGCAGTGTG AACAAatgggctctgcagcaccttCTATATTCAGCCGGGCTCGGACAGGGGGTGAAACAGTCTTTGAGAAGCCGAAGGACGAGCCAGCCAAGAGCGTCTTTGGCTGA